In Candidatus Methanoperedens sp., a single window of DNA contains:
- a CDS encoding flavodoxin family protein: IHAFDSINHFFHINQMIVPGSSYWNMGMGREIGDVDKDEEGIRNMKNLGENMAWLLKKIRSE, translated from the coding sequence ATACATGCTTTTGACTCGATCAATCATTTCTTCCATATCAATCAGATGATCGTCCCGGGTTCAAGTTACTGGAACATGGGCATGGGAAGAGAAATTGGGGATGTTGATAAAGACGAAGAAGGAATCCGGAACATGAAGAATCTCGGAGAGAATATGGCATGGCTGCTTAAGAAAATAAGAAGTGAATGA
- a CDS encoding aldo/keto reductase has translation MLFRKMNKVESGLSILGFGCMRLPVTKDGNIDENQATDMLRYAIDHGVNYVDTAYPYHNGKSEPFLGRALQGEYREKVNLATKLPSWLIKSRADMDRYLDEQLKRLQTDHIDFYLVHGLMKPFWENLSTLGVTDFLDSAIADGRIKYAGFSFHDELALFKEIVDAYDWTFCQIQYNFMDEQNQAGTEGLRYAADHGLGIVIMEPLRGGMLTKDIPSINNIWKKAPIRRSLPEWALRWVWNHPEVTVVLSGMSSFEQVEQNIGYAKSGLPNSLSQEELSLFKEVEIEYKKRIKIPCTGCRYCMPCPSNVSIPECFEMYNQGCMFDAPDAASLQYDIVLSGFLTGSPGFASQCQECGECEEKCPQGIPIREYLKKVAAYFGK, from the coding sequence ATGCTATTTAGAAAAATGAATAAAGTGGAATCTGGTCTCTCTATACTGGGCTTCGGATGCATGCGCCTGCCAGTAACAAAAGATGGAAACATCGATGAAAACCAGGCTACTGATATGCTCAGGTATGCCATAGATCATGGCGTGAACTACGTTGACACTGCCTATCCATACCATAATGGGAAGAGCGAGCCTTTCCTTGGTCGTGCACTTCAGGGAGAATATCGCGAGAAGGTGAACCTGGCTACCAAGCTTCCCAGCTGGCTGATCAAATCACGTGCTGATATGGATCGTTATCTTGATGAGCAGCTCAAGCGGTTACAGACAGATCATATCGATTTTTACTTGGTCCACGGACTCATGAAACCATTCTGGGAAAATCTCAGTACATTGGGTGTTACCGACTTCTTGGATAGTGCCATTGCCGATGGAAGAATTAAGTATGCAGGTTTCTCATTCCACGACGAGCTGGCATTATTTAAGGAGATTGTAGATGCATATGATTGGACGTTCTGCCAGATCCAATACAATTTCATGGATGAGCAGAATCAAGCTGGAACAGAGGGCCTCAGGTATGCAGCTGACCATGGACTTGGAATTGTGATCATGGAGCCTCTGCGCGGCGGTATGCTCACCAAGGACATTCCTTCCATCAACAACATTTGGAAAAAGGCTCCTATCCGGAGAAGCCTTCCAGAATGGGCCCTGCGGTGGGTATGGAATCATCCTGAAGTGACAGTGGTTTTATCCGGCATGTCTTCCTTCGAACAGGTTGAGCAAAACATCGGATATGCAAAGAGTGGTCTTCCTAACTCGCTTTCTCAAGAGGAACTTAGCTTATTTAAAGAGGTGGAGATCGAGTATAAGAAGCGCATCAAGATTCCATGCACAGGCTGCAGATACTGTATGCCATGTCCATCCAACGTTAGCATCCCTGAGTGTTTTGAGATGTACAATCAAGGCTGCATGTTCGATGCGCCTGACGCTGCCAGCCTCCAATACGATATTGTATTGAGTGGTTTTTTAACCGGAAGCCCTGGATTCGCATCCCAATGCCAGGAATGCGGGGAATGCGAGGAGAAGTGTCCACAGGGCATACCAATTCGAGAATACCTCAAGAAGGTTGCAGCCTACTTCGGAAAGTGA
- a CDS encoding nitroreductase gives MDVTDALYSRYSTRAFKPDSVDKETITRILEAATRAPSWANTQPWEIFVAGGEVLNRLRNAYLENYHKDVPGRSDLPRPQQWPPAMQKRMEELGEERFKTAGIGRDDKAARQAIFETNYRFFGAPAVIYLCMDRTLTPWSIFDIGMLAQSVMLAAQQYGVGTIPAYILASYPDLIRKELEIPDGLSIIIGIALGCSDAQHPQNKFRSPRRPIQEVVRFRGF, from the coding sequence ATGGATGTTACGGATGCACTGTATTCCCGTTATAGCACCCGGGCTTTTAAACCCGATTCAGTCGATAAGGAAACCATCACCAGGATCCTGGAAGCAGCAACCCGAGCACCCTCATGGGCCAATACACAGCCATGGGAAATATTCGTTGCCGGCGGGGAGGTTTTGAACAGGCTGCGCAATGCCTATTTAGAGAATTACCATAAAGATGTACCCGGCAGATCGGATCTACCGAGGCCGCAACAGTGGCCTCCAGCCATGCAAAAACGCATGGAAGAGCTCGGAGAGGAGCGTTTTAAAACTGCAGGTATAGGGCGAGATGATAAAGCTGCAAGGCAGGCGATCTTCGAGACAAACTATAGGTTTTTCGGGGCGCCGGCGGTCATATACCTGTGCATGGATCGCACCCTCACACCCTGGTCAATATTTGATATCGGTATGCTGGCTCAGAGCGTTATGCTGGCGGCGCAGCAGTATGGAGTAGGCACGATCCCTGCTTATATTCTGGCATCTTATCCAGACCTGATCCGAAAAGAGCTGGAGATCCCTGATGGCCTTTCAATCATAATTGGAATTGCACTTGGCTGCAGCGATGCGCAGCATCCCCAGAATAAGTTCAGGAGTCCCAGGCGGCCTATACAGGAAGTTGTGAGGTTCAGGGGCTT